Part of the Permianibacter fluminis genome, CGGGTTCTGGTGTATGGCGATTCCAATACCTGGGGCTGGACACCGGGTTACAGCGGCGGTGCATTTAAGCGCTACAGTGATGGCGAGCGCTGGGCGGGTGTCATGAGTGCCAGTCTGGGCGCAGACTATTCGGTCACGGTAAACGGTGTGGTGGCGCGCACGCTCAATGCCGATCTGCCGGAGGGTGCCGGGCAGCTCAGCGGTGAAGATGAAAACGGCCGCAAACGGTTGGCGCTGGCATTGGCGGAGGCGGGCCCAGTCAATGTTGTCATTGTGGCCTTGGGAACCAATGATTTGCTCGATGAGCTGCAGCGGAATCCTGATGCCATTGCGGCCGATCTGCGTCTTATCGCTGAGATTATTGATAAAGGCACCGAGCCCGCTGCGGCGCCGCTACGAAAACGCTTTGTTGTGGTCGCGCCGCCAGCGTTGGCTGACACCAGCCATTCCATTTTCAGCGATAGCTTCAGTCCTGCAGCGATCACGAAATCACAGCAGCTGGCGGCTGCATTTGCAGTCGTCGGCAAAGAACTGCAGATTGAGGTCATTGATGCCGGCCAAATCATTCGAACCGACGGTTCGGACGGTGTCCATTTTTCCAAAGATGCTCATGCCAAGCTCGGACAGGCAATGGCCGCAGAGCTGAAGCGGATTCTTCAGTAACCGACCAGTGCCAGCCATTAGGGCAACTGCAAATCGAAGGTTGTTGCTACTCGGCGTAGTGGATTGACGAAAGTCTGAAAGGGAATAGCCATGACCAAAACGGTTTCCGTGCAGCGGGTGAAAGCCGGGCTGCTAGACGTTGCTTATCTTGACAGCGGTGCAACCGATGGCGTGCCGGTTGTGCTACTGCATGGATTTCCCTATGACATTCATGCTTTTGCGGCGGTGACGCCGATTTTGCTGGCGCAGGGTTGCCGCGTTATCACGCCGTATTTGCGCGGGTATGGTCCGACCCGGTTTCTGTCGGATGACACCATGCGCTCTGGGCAACAGGCAGCGCTGGCGCAGGATCTTCATGCGCTGATGAATGCGCTGGCCATTCCACGCGCGATTGTTGCCGGCTATGACTGGGGTGGCCGGGCGGCCTGCATTGCGGCGGCACTGTGGCCGGAGCGCGTCATTGGTCTGGTGTCGGATGGCTACACGATTCAGCATATTGCTGGCGCCGCCAAGCCGCTGCCGCCGGAAGAGGAATTCCGCTACTGGTATCAGTATTACTTTCACACTGAGCGCGGCCGTGCCGGTCTTGAAACGTATCGGCGGGAATTGTGTCGACTGCTGTGGCAGTTGTGGTCACCAGACTGGCGTTTTGATGAACCGACTTTTGCCCAAACGGCGGCCGCATTTGATAACCCGGATTTTGTCGAGGTGGTGATTCATTCTTATCGGCATCGCTTTGGTTTGGTGCCCGGCGATGCGGCTTACGCGGAGCTTGAGCGGCAGCTTGCCAAACAGCCGTTGATATCGGTGCCGACCATTCTTGTGCAAGGCGCTGGTGATGGCGTCGCAGCACCTGTCGAGGCCAGCGTTGACCAGCCGTTTTTTACCGGCTTTTATGAAAACCGCATTTTGCCGGCGGTGGGACACAACCTGCCGCAGGAAGCGCCGCAGGCGTTTGCGGATGCTGTCTTGTCATTGCTGCGATTGCGCGAGCGCTGATGCGACCAAACCTGCGCTGACGCCATCGGGATTTTTGCACGAATCTGAAACGGGTCTGACCGCTGGTTCAAACCTGAAATCAAGACGCAATTTCAGCGCTACAACGCCACGTTCTTGCGGCGATAGGGCTCACACTTACCAGCTGAACCGTATCGCGATTTGCAGGCTGTGTTCGCTTTGCTCTGCGGCGTCGCCAAAATAGTGGCGAGCAGGGCGCTTGGACTGGATGGTCATGGCTTCTGTCAGCAGCAGACAGTTCGGATCAATCTGCCATTGCCAAGCCAGCGTGCCGGCGCTGCCATCTTCATTGTTGTCGTCGTCGGGTGTTTCATCGTCATCGGTGACGGAAAAATCATCGTAGCGCAGGCTGAAACGATGCTGGTGCCATTGCCGGGCGAATGAAACAAAGCCGGCGGCAAATCGGTTGTCGATCATCCGGTTGCGATGCCGGCCAAATTCGGTGTGGCCATCCAGCCACTGCAGCAACACGGTCCAATCGGTCGATGGCTGCCATTTCAGGCTGAGTTGATCAAACTCCGTATACCACGCCCATTGACCCTCTTCGAATGCCAGCGGATCGCCGCGATTGTCGTAATGGCTCAACGCGATGCGGATGCCACCACGATGTTGCCAATGCAAGCTGGCGTAATAACCGTAACGCTGATCAATTTCTGTAAAAGGGCTGCCGTATGCTTCCTGACTGCGGAACGAGCCGTTTTCGGTCAAAGCCGGCAGCGCCGCAAATTCGGTTTCTTCGCCCCAACCATATTGCCGATCGTGCAGCGCCCAGCCGCGCCATGACAGCAAACCTCCGGCCGGATCGTTACAGCAAAACACCGCGAGCGTGATGCCGAGGTCGTGATCGCTGCCGCTGCGTTGGCCGAGCCAGTCACCGTTCCATTCGATGCCTGTCGTGCGCACTTCTTCGCCCAGCCAGGTGTTGATGGCGCTGCTGCTCAGGAAACCTTGCGGTTGCCACAGCGCTTCCGAATTTTCCAGTGACAGTGGCGCGTAGAACAAACCGGCGCGCCACTGATTGCGCCAAGCCGAGTCGGGAATCGGCCGGTACCGAAGAAAGGCTTCGGTCAACGCCACGGGCTTTTCGCTGCTCGGGTAACGGAGTACGGAGAGATTGAATTGCCACGCACTTAGATCCAGACCGGACTGTGTCAGCGCATCGAGATCCCAGCGCGCTTGCAGGCCAAGAAACCCGCTCGGTTGCTGCTCATCGTCCGGGCTCTTGCCGAGCTCACCCTCAAGAGGGTTGCCGGCGCTGCGGCCGGTCAGCGCGCGCAATTCTCCAACCAGTAGGGTTTCACCGCGACTCGCAGCGGGCGCCAGCAGCGCAGTCAGGATCAGCGCGAGCCGGGGCAGACGTTGGCCTTGGATGGAAGAGCGGGCGCAAACAGGGGACATGGGGGCAGCCTGAACGAAGCCTGTGCGGGAACGGCGGGTGCGAGCTTCAGTATAGGTGCGGTTTTGCTGCGTTTCGGTACCGATATGCCAGCTCCGGCCGGCCGTGCCGGTTACGACTTCGGCTCGGTGCTGCCATGAGTGAGCTAAGGCGAGCTTATTTCTCTAGGGATGGATTAAAGGCTTGACGGATAGACGGCTAAACATCTAAAGTCTGCTCATTGCAGTTTTGGACGTCTAAACAGCCAAAAGGGCCTGAATCATGTCCGTCGCTCATTCTCTCGGTTTTCCTCGTATCGGCCTTAAGCGCGAGCTTAAGACCGCCCTTGAAAAGTACTGGCGCGGTGAACTCAGCCGTGTCGATCTGGACGCCTGCGCTCGTGCACTACGGGCCGCACATTGGCAGCTGCAGGCGGACGCTGGGGTTCAACTGTTGCCGGTCGGGGACTTTTCTTATTACGACCACGTGCTCGATACCTCCTTTTTGTTTGGCGTGATCCCGGAGCGCTTTGTTAGCGGGGTTGGTGATCACCAGGACACCACCGATCTGGATTTGTATTTCCGCGCCGCTCGCGGCCGTGCGCCGACTGGTGCCGACGCCCCGGCTTGCGAAATGACCAAGTGGTTCGACAGCAATTACCACTACATCGTGCCGGAGTTCAGCAAGGGCCAAACGTTCACGCTGAACAGCGAACGCCTGATAAGCCAAATTCAGGAAGCGCAGGCGCTCGGCCACAAGGTCAAGCCGGTATTGCTGGGCCCGGTGAGCTATCTCTATCTGGGCAAAGCGCGAGATGGCAGCAACAAACTGGAACTTCTGCCAAAGCTGTTGCTGCAATATCAAAAACTGATTCAGCAACTGGAAGCACTGAAGCTGGAATGGCTGCAGCTGGATGAGCCGATTCTGGTGCTGGATCTGGATCAAGCCTGGCAGGATGCTTTCCGTTACGCCTACAAAAATCTGCAGGACTATAAACTGCAGCTCTTGCTCGCCACCTATTTTGGCAGTGTCAAAGACAATCTGGCCTTGATCAAAGAGCTCGCGGTCGATGGTCTGCATGTTGATGCCGTGCGCGGCGCTGCCGATCTCGACGCCATCATCGAGGCGTGGCCGAAAGAGCGGGTGCTGTCACTTGGTGTGGTCGATGGCCGCAATATCTGGCGTACCGATTTGCGCGCCGCCTTGCTGCCGCTGACCAAAGCCCAGCAGAAATTCAATGGCCGCGTGTGGGTGGCAAGCAGTTCATCGCTGCTGCATACGCCGGTGGATCTGGATGCCGAAACCCGGTTGGATCCGGAACTGCGCAGCTGGCTGGCGTTCGCCAAACAAAAAACGCGTGAAATTGCCGTGCTGTCGAAAGCACTCAATGAAGGCGTATTGGCGGTCGATGCCGAATTGACCGCCAGTGATCGCAGCGTAGCCAGCCGGCGCTCGTCCACCCGCATTCACAAACCGGCAGTGAAAGCCCGGTTGTCTGCCATCACCAAAGCCGACAGTCAGCGCAAGTCGGCGTATGCCAAACGAGCAGTGGTACAGCATGGCACCTTGAATTTGCCTTTGTTTCCGACCACCACCATCGGCTCGTTTCCGCAAACCGCCGATATTCGCGGCTTGCGTGCCGGCTTCAAGAAAGGCGCCATCACCGAGCCGGAATACGTGAGCGGTATCAAGGCCCAGATTGCCGACCATGTCAAACGCCAGGAAGCGCTCGATATCGATGTGCTGGTGCATGGCGAGGCAGAGCGCAACGACATGGTCGAGTACTTCGGCGAACAGCTGGAAGGCTTTGCCTTTACCGAGAATGGCTGGGTGCAAAGCTATGGTTCGCGCTGCGTCAAGCCGCCAATTATTTACGGTGATGTGTCGCGGCCGAAGCCGATCACCGTTGGCTGGACGACCTATGCACAATCACTGACGAACAAACCTTTGAAAGGCATGTTGACCGGCCCGATCACGATTCTGTGCTGGTCATTCACCCGCAACGATCTGTCGCGCAAAGAGCAGGCCGAGCAGATTGCGCTGGCGCTGCGTGACGAAGTGCAGGATCTGGAAAAGGCCGGTACCCGGATCATCCAGATTGATGAGCCGGCGATACGAGAAGGTCTGCCACTGAAAAAGGCCGAGCAGCCGGCCTATCTGGACTGGGCAGTGACTGCCTTCCGGTTGTGTACGGCCGGTGTCAGCGATGGCACCCAGATCCACACCCATATGTGCTATTCCGAATTCAACGAAATCATCGATTCCATTGCCGCGCTCGACGCTGACGTCATCACCATTGAAACCTCGCGTTCGAACATGGAGCTGCTGGAGGCGTTCGAGAAGTTCAGTTATCCCAATGAGATCGGCCCCGGCGTCTACGACATTCATTCGCCGATTGTGCCGGGCGTGGCGCAAATCGAAGCCTTGATCGAAAAGGCGGCGCAGTACATTCCGCGTGAACGGCTCTGGATCAATCCGGATTGCGGCCTGAAAACCCGGCAGTGGCCGGAGACTGAAGCGGCCTTGGCCAATCTGGTGCAAGCAGCCAAGAACCTGCGCGCCAAGTATGGCCGGGCAGCTGCAGCGTAAATCATTCGACATCACTCCCGCGAGACAGCAGCTATAACGGTGTCAGCGGGAATAAAAAACATACAGAAGAGAACACCATGGCCCTGCACGCCGCCCGACTGTTGGAAAACCTGAATCGCCAATGGGAGCAAGTGGAAGAACACTTGCAGGTGTCGTTCGAGTTCTTTCCGCCGAACACGCCGGAAATGGCCGATACCTTGTGGCAGTCGGTGCTCAAGCTGCAGCGGTTCAAACCGAAGTTTGTCTCGGTAACCTATGGCGCCAATGCGTCCACCCGGGATCGTACCCATGCGGTGATCGAACGGCTGAAAACCGAAACCGAATTGACGCCGGTGCCGCACCTGACTTGTATTGATACCAAACGGGAAGAGATTGCCGAAATTGTCGCGCGTTACCGCCAGCTCGGTGTCAATCGCATTGTCGCGCTGCGCGGTGATTTGCCGGCCGGGCACACCAGCACCGGTGGCGATTTCCGTTACGCCGTCGATTTGGTCAAGTATCTGCGCGAACTCGGCGTCGAACAGCTCAGTGTCGCGGCTTATCCGGAAGTGCATCCGGAGGCGCGTAGTGCCCGTGCCGATTTGGACAACCTGAAAGCGAAAGTCGATGCCGGCGCCAGCCACATCATCACCCAGTTTTTCTTTGATAACTGCGCTTTCTTGCGCTTCCGCGACCGCTGCCATTCGGCCGGCATCAACGTTCCGATTACCCCGGGCATTCTGCCGGTGGCCAACTTCCGCCAGTTGGAGCGCTTTGCCGGCGGCTGCGGCACCAGCATCCCGAGTTGGCTGGCCCGGCTTTACGAAGGCCTCGACGATGACCCGGATACCCGCAAGCTGATC contains:
- a CDS encoding SGNH/GDSL hydrolase family protein → MRSFLRCFVVLMLLSFFIEAQAQVRVLVYGDSNTWGWTPGYSGGAFKRYSDGERWAGVMSASLGADYSVTVNGVVARTLNADLPEGAGQLSGEDENGRKRLALALAEAGPVNVVIVALGTNDLLDELQRNPDAIAADLRLIAEIIDKGTEPAAAPLRKRFVVVAPPALADTSHSIFSDSFSPAAITKSQQLAAAFAVVGKELQIEVIDAGQIIRTDGSDGVHFSKDAHAKLGQAMAAELKRILQ
- the metF gene encoding methylenetetrahydrofolate reductase, producing MALHAARLLENLNRQWEQVEEHLQVSFEFFPPNTPEMADTLWQSVLKLQRFKPKFVSVTYGANASTRDRTHAVIERLKTETELTPVPHLTCIDTKREEIAEIVARYRQLGVNRIVALRGDLPAGHTSTGGDFRYAVDLVKYLRELGVEQLSVAAYPEVHPEARSARADLDNLKAKVDAGASHIITQFFFDNCAFLRFRDRCHSAGINVPITPGILPVANFRQLERFAGGCGTSIPSWLARLYEGLDDDPDTRKLIGASVALEQVKLLIGEGIQDFHFYTLNRAELTYAVCHALGLGGHRLPQPKSPLPDPQERGKCQVAPGAPLAKVAGL
- the metE gene encoding 5-methyltetrahydropteroyltriglutamate--homocysteine S-methyltransferase; amino-acid sequence: MSVAHSLGFPRIGLKRELKTALEKYWRGELSRVDLDACARALRAAHWQLQADAGVQLLPVGDFSYYDHVLDTSFLFGVIPERFVSGVGDHQDTTDLDLYFRAARGRAPTGADAPACEMTKWFDSNYHYIVPEFSKGQTFTLNSERLISQIQEAQALGHKVKPVLLGPVSYLYLGKARDGSNKLELLPKLLLQYQKLIQQLEALKLEWLQLDEPILVLDLDQAWQDAFRYAYKNLQDYKLQLLLATYFGSVKDNLALIKELAVDGLHVDAVRGAADLDAIIEAWPKERVLSLGVVDGRNIWRTDLRAALLPLTKAQQKFNGRVWVASSSSLLHTPVDLDAETRLDPELRSWLAFAKQKTREIAVLSKALNEGVLAVDAELTASDRSVASRRSSTRIHKPAVKARLSAITKADSQRKSAYAKRAVVQHGTLNLPLFPTTTIGSFPQTADIRGLRAGFKKGAITEPEYVSGIKAQIADHVKRQEALDIDVLVHGEAERNDMVEYFGEQLEGFAFTENGWVQSYGSRCVKPPIIYGDVSRPKPITVGWTTYAQSLTNKPLKGMLTGPITILCWSFTRNDLSRKEQAEQIALALRDEVQDLEKAGTRIIQIDEPAIREGLPLKKAEQPAYLDWAVTAFRLCTAGVSDGTQIHTHMCYSEFNEIIDSIAALDADVITIETSRSNMELLEAFEKFSYPNEIGPGVYDIHSPIVPGVAQIEALIEKAAQYIPRERLWINPDCGLKTRQWPETEAALANLVQAAKNLRAKYGRAAAA
- a CDS encoding alpha/beta fold hydrolase; amino-acid sequence: MTKTVSVQRVKAGLLDVAYLDSGATDGVPVVLLHGFPYDIHAFAAVTPILLAQGCRVITPYLRGYGPTRFLSDDTMRSGQQAALAQDLHALMNALAIPRAIVAGYDWGGRAACIAAALWPERVIGLVSDGYTIQHIAGAAKPLPPEEEFRYWYQYYFHTERGRAGLETYRRELCRLLWQLWSPDWRFDEPTFAQTAAAFDNPDFVEVVIHSYRHRFGLVPGDAAYAELERQLAKQPLISVPTILVQGAGDGVAAPVEASVDQPFFTGFYENRILPAVGHNLPQEAPQAFADAVLSLLRLRER